In one window of Pseudomonas benzenivorans DNA:
- a CDS encoding DEAD/DEAH box helicase, giving the protein MTFASLGLIEPLLRSLEGLDYQTPSPVQTQAIPPILKGRDLMAAAQTGTGKTAGFALPLLQRLMMEGPVVAANSVRALVLVPTRELAEQVQQSFQAYGQHLPLRSYAVYGGVSINPQMMKLRKGLDVLVATPGRLLDLYRQNAVKFNQLQTLVLDEADRMLDLGFARELDELFCALPRKRQTLLFSATFSEAIRAMAKELLRDPLSIEVSPRNAAAKSVKQWLIPVDKKRKAELFLHLYREKRWSQVLVFAKTRKGVDELEQALLAEGIAADAIHGDKPQPTRLRALQRFKQGEVQVLVATDVAARGLDIVELPLVVNFDLPIVAEDYVHRIGRTGRAGATGQAVSLVCADEVEHLAAIETLINQVIQRIDEPDFIPDHRVPVTQAGGVVLKKSKKPKQKLIPGAGKAAGKGKIHLGNWFEEDDTPKAKAVRKVPSFAGKPGKGGGRKP; this is encoded by the coding sequence ATGACTTTCGCCTCCCTCGGCCTGATCGAGCCGCTGCTGCGCAGCCTCGAGGGCCTCGACTACCAGACCCCGTCCCCGGTCCAGACCCAGGCCATCCCGCCGATCCTCAAGGGCCGCGACCTGATGGCCGCGGCGCAGACCGGCACCGGCAAGACCGCCGGCTTCGCCCTGCCGCTGCTGCAACGGCTGATGATGGAAGGGCCGGTGGTGGCGGCCAACTCGGTGCGCGCCCTGGTGCTGGTGCCGACCCGCGAGCTGGCCGAGCAGGTGCAGCAGAGTTTCCAGGCCTACGGCCAGCACCTGCCGCTGCGCAGCTACGCGGTGTACGGCGGGGTCAGCATCAACCCGCAGATGATGAAGCTGCGCAAGGGCCTCGACGTGCTGGTGGCCACCCCCGGGCGGCTGCTCGACCTGTACCGGCAGAACGCGGTGAAGTTCAACCAGCTGCAGACCCTGGTGCTCGACGAGGCCGACCGCATGCTCGACCTGGGCTTCGCCCGCGAGCTGGACGAGCTGTTCTGCGCCCTGCCGAGAAAGCGCCAGACCCTGCTGTTCTCCGCGACCTTCTCCGAAGCCATCCGCGCCATGGCCAAGGAGTTGCTGCGCGACCCGCTGTCCATCGAGGTCAGCCCGCGCAACGCCGCGGCCAAGAGCGTCAAGCAGTGGCTGATCCCGGTGGACAAGAAGCGCAAGGCCGAGCTGTTCCTGCACCTGTATCGGGAAAAACGCTGGAGCCAGGTGCTGGTGTTCGCCAAGACCCGCAAGGGCGTCGACGAGCTGGAGCAGGCCCTGCTGGCCGAGGGCATCGCCGCCGACGCGATCCACGGCGACAAGCCGCAGCCGACCCGCCTGCGCGCCCTGCAACGCTTCAAGCAGGGCGAGGTGCAGGTGCTGGTGGCCACCGACGTGGCGGCCCGTGGCCTGGACATTGTCGAGCTGCCGCTGGTGGTCAACTTCGACCTGCCGATCGTCGCCGAGGACTACGTGCACCGCATCGGCCGCACCGGCCGCGCCGGCGCCACGGGGCAGGCGGTGTCGCTGGTGTGCGCCGACGAGGTGGAGCACCTGGCGGCCATCGAGACCCTGATCAACCAGGTGATCCAGCGCATCGACGAACCGGACTTCATCCCCGACCACCGCGTGCCGGTCACCCAGGCCGGCGGAGTGGTGCTGAAGAAGTCGAAGAAGCCCAAGCAGAAACTGATACCCGGCGCGGGTAAGGCCGCCGGCAAGGGCAAGATCCACCTCGGCAACTGGTTTGAGGAAGACGACACGCCCAAGGCCAAGGCGGTGCGCAAGGTGCCGAGTTTCGCCGGCAAGCCGGGCAAGGGCGGCGGGCGTAAGCCGTAG
- a CDS encoding 3'-5' exonuclease — protein MPAERIAVLDFETTGLTPVQGARATEVGVVLVEGGRIVARYQSLMNAGVRVPTFIEQLTGISNAMLREAPPAAQVMREVADFVGDAPLLAHNAAFDQKFWDAELALVGRRRLQPFACSLLLARRLLPQAPSHKLGVLNRWARLPDTGQAHRALADAEMAANLLTFMAALLRERHGVGEVSHALLCRLQKVPAAKIPQALARLN, from the coding sequence ATGCCCGCCGAACGTATCGCCGTGCTCGACTTCGAGACCACCGGCCTGACCCCGGTTCAGGGCGCGCGCGCCACCGAGGTCGGCGTGGTGCTGGTCGAGGGCGGGCGCATCGTTGCCCGCTACCAGAGCCTGATGAACGCCGGCGTGCGGGTGCCGACCTTTATCGAGCAGCTCACCGGCATCAGCAACGCCATGCTGCGCGAGGCACCGCCGGCGGCCCAGGTGATGCGCGAGGTGGCCGACTTCGTCGGCGACGCGCCGCTGCTGGCGCACAATGCGGCGTTCGACCAGAAGTTCTGGGATGCCGAGCTGGCCCTGGTCGGTCGCCGGCGCCTGCAGCCCTTCGCCTGCTCGCTGCTGCTGGCGCGGCGGTTGCTGCCCCAGGCGCCCAGCCACAAGCTCGGCGTGCTCAACCGCTGGGCCCGGCTGCCGGACACCGGCCAGGCCCACCGCGCCCTGGCCGATGCCGAGATGGCGGCCAACCTGCTTACCTTCATGGCCGCGCTGTTGCGCGAGCGCCATGGCGTCGGCGAGGTCAGCCACGCGCTGCTGTGCCGTCTGCAGAAGGTGCCGGCGGCGAAGATCCCCCAGGCCCTGGCGCGACTGAACTAG
- a CDS encoding LabA-like NYN domain-containing protein: MKKIAVFADVQNLYYTVRQAYGCHFDYAALWADIGRDGQIVEAYAYAIDRGDPKQQQFQQILRNLGFSVKLKPYIQRSDGSAKGDWDVGICIDVLDAAPRVDQVVLASGDGDFDLLLDKVRSQGVEAVAYGVPGLTAQSLVRAASRYVPIEGALLLRN, from the coding sequence GTGAAGAAGATCGCCGTATTCGCCGATGTGCAGAACCTCTATTACACCGTGCGCCAGGCCTATGGCTGCCATTTCGACTATGCCGCGCTGTGGGCCGATATCGGCCGTGACGGGCAGATCGTCGAGGCCTACGCCTATGCCATCGACCGCGGCGACCCCAAGCAGCAGCAGTTCCAGCAGATCCTGCGCAACCTCGGCTTCAGCGTGAAGCTCAAGCCCTATATCCAGCGCAGCGACGGCTCGGCCAAGGGCGACTGGGATGTGGGTATCTGCATCGACGTGCTGGACGCCGCACCCCGGGTCGATCAGGTGGTGCTGGCCTCCGGCGACGGCGACTTCGACCTGCTGCTGGACAAGGTGCGCAGCCAGGGCGTCGAGGCGGTGGCCTACGGCGTGCCGGGGCTGACCGCGCAATCGCTGGTGCGCGCCGCCAGCCGCTACGTGCCGATCGAAGGCGCGCTGCTGCTGAGGAACTGA
- a CDS encoding VOC family protein, translating into MADVNPSILSHLSLGSNRFEEALAFYDQVLATLGCRRILAHPGAVAYGREHPEFWLQTPIDGQPASVGNGTHVGFFAPDKAAVDAFHRAALAAGGRDEGVPGSRVEYGEPYYGCFVRDLDGHKIEATFWDTTQEFELYSEPAEVMDGAPA; encoded by the coding sequence ATGGCCGACGTCAACCCCAGCATCCTGTCCCACCTGTCCCTCGGCAGTAACCGCTTCGAGGAAGCCCTGGCCTTCTACGACCAGGTGCTGGCGACCCTGGGTTGCCGGCGCATCCTCGCCCACCCCGGCGCCGTGGCCTATGGCCGCGAACACCCGGAGTTCTGGCTGCAGACGCCCATCGACGGCCAGCCAGCCAGCGTCGGCAACGGCACCCACGTGGGTTTCTTCGCCCCCGACAAGGCCGCGGTGGACGCCTTCCATCGCGCCGCGCTGGCGGCCGGGGGCCGTGACGAAGGTGTCCCGGGGTCCCGCGTCGAATACGGCGAGCCCTACTACGGCTGTTTCGTGCGCGACCTGGACGGCCACAAAATCGAGGCCACCTTCTGGGATACGACCCAGGAGTTCGAGCTGTACAGCGAGCCGGCCGAGGTCATGGACGGAGCGCCCGCCTAG
- a CDS encoding SDR family oxidoreductase yields the protein MYRKVFANKVFDRKVVLITGGCAGIGRALAVRLAQAGARLVILDLQQDALDSLVQHLDDHHNAEALGLRCDVADAEAVQQAVALAIERFGGIDVLINNAGITHRSSFAETDLEVFQRVMAVNYFGALHCTRAALPSLLARGGQVIVLSSLSGFAPLLYRSAYNASKHALHGLFETLRYELKGSGVNVMLVCPGFTATDLRKNALVGDGSVASQPPLAMGKVASPQDVAEAIYLGALKRKRLLILSNVDWRARLLARFFPRLFERVLLPRLSGLKPQGTGR from the coding sequence ATGTACCGTAAGGTGTTCGCCAACAAGGTATTCGATCGCAAGGTGGTGCTGATCACCGGCGGCTGCGCCGGCATCGGTCGCGCCCTGGCCGTGCGCCTGGCCCAGGCCGGGGCCAGGCTGGTGATTCTCGACCTGCAACAGGACGCGCTGGACAGCCTGGTGCAGCATCTGGACGACCATCACAACGCCGAGGCCTTGGGCCTACGCTGCGACGTCGCCGACGCCGAGGCGGTGCAGCAGGCCGTGGCCCTGGCCATCGAGCGCTTCGGCGGCATCGACGTGCTGATCAACAACGCCGGCATCACCCACCGCAGCAGCTTCGCCGAGACCGATCTGGAGGTGTTCCAGCGGGTCATGGCGGTCAACTACTTCGGCGCCTTGCACTGCACCCGGGCGGCCTTGCCCAGCCTGCTGGCCCGTGGCGGCCAGGTGATAGTGCTCAGCTCCCTGTCGGGCTTCGCCCCGCTGCTCTACCGCAGCGCCTACAACGCCAGCAAGCATGCCCTGCACGGCCTGTTCGAGACCCTGCGCTACGAGCTGAAGGGCTCGGGGGTGAACGTGATGCTGGTGTGCCCGGGGTTCACCGCCACCGATCTGCGCAAGAACGCCCTGGTCGGCGACGGCTCGGTGGCGTCGCAGCCGCCGTTAGCGATGGGCAAGGTGGCCTCGCCCCAGGATGTCGCCGAGGCCATCTACCTGGGGGCGCTCAAGCGCAAGCGCCTGCTGATCCTGTCGAACGTCGACTGGCGTGCGCGGCTGCTCGCGCGGTTCTTCCCGCGGCTGTTCGAGCGGGTGCTGTTGCCGCGTCTGTCGGGCCTCAAGCCCCAGGGCACGGGACGCTAG
- a CDS encoding CDGSH iron-sulfur domain-containing protein: MSEALIAQRGPYAVEVSAGQDYFWCRCGRSANQPFCDGSHKGTGLTPLKFRAATSETLYLCGCKRTGTPPCCDGSHKRL, translated from the coding sequence ATGAGTGAAGCTCTGATCGCCCAACGCGGTCCCTATGCGGTCGAGGTCAGCGCCGGCCAGGACTATTTCTGGTGCCGCTGCGGGCGCAGCGCGAACCAGCCGTTCTGCGACGGCAGCCACAAGGGCACCGGCCTGACTCCCTTGAAGTTCCGCGCCGCGACCAGTGAGACCCTGTATTTATGCGGCTGCAAGCGTACCGGTACGCCGCCCTGTTGCGATGGCAGCCATAAGCGGTTGTAG
- a CDS encoding endonuclease/exonuclease/phosphatase family protein: MTLPRPLRLALLGLASVLALLCALAYGLTWHPAERAAATAGCSAPAPVLQPGQALKVLTWNLRHLGGDAAGGLAPSLDELARVLREEHPDVVLLQGLHDGAQTRDRQDPLALLQARLDERYPCSSQAFYWKAPLTLQPPRLGRIGLKLATLSRYHIESAERVQLPRRPGNPLLQAFAARPALLVSYLPMRGGGRLAAINTQLDAFAPGDDTQRRQLAATQRLLAPLQDAGALWLLGGDFNRTPPGQEARRPRADDGALRRWAEHYSMISSPEQTGSLERLVHSPRLTRLDAQASHLDAEALSGQRPLLARLLLPALD; the protein is encoded by the coding sequence ATGACCCTGCCGCGCCCCCTGCGCCTCGCCCTGCTCGGCCTGGCGTCCGTCCTCGCCCTGCTGTGTGCCCTGGCCTACGGCCTGACCTGGCACCCGGCCGAACGGGCAGCGGCCACGGCCGGCTGCAGCGCCCCGGCACCGGTATTGCAACCGGGCCAGGCCTTGAAGGTGCTGACCTGGAACCTCCGCCACCTGGGCGGCGACGCCGCTGGGGGCCTGGCCCCCAGCCTGGACGAGCTGGCACGGGTGCTGCGCGAGGAACACCCGGACGTCGTGCTGTTGCAGGGGCTGCACGACGGCGCCCAGACCCGCGACCGGCAGGACCCACTGGCGCTGCTGCAGGCACGCCTGGACGAACGCTACCCCTGCAGCAGCCAGGCCTTCTACTGGAAGGCGCCCTTGACGCTCCAGCCGCCGCGCCTGGGCCGCATCGGCCTGAAGCTCGCCACCCTCAGCCGCTACCACATCGAATCCGCCGAGCGCGTGCAGCTGCCGCGCCGCCCGGGCAACCCGCTGCTGCAGGCCTTCGCCGCCCGGCCCGCGCTGCTGGTCAGCTACCTGCCCATGCGCGGGGGCGGCCGGCTGGCGGCGATCAATACCCAGCTGGATGCCTTCGCCCCGGGGGATGACACCCAGCGCCGCCAGCTGGCCGCGACCCAGCGCCTGCTCGCGCCGCTGCAGGATGCCGGCGCGCTCTGGCTGCTCGGCGGCGACTTCAACCGGACGCCGCCCGGCCAGGAAGCGCGCCGGCCGCGTGCCGATGACGGCGCATTGCGCCGGTGGGCCGAGCACTACTCGATGATTTCCAGCCCGGAACAGACGGGCAGCCTCGAGCGCCTCGTGCACAGTCCGCGCCTGACCCGTCTCGATGCCCAGGCGTCGCACCTCGACGCCGAGGCGCTGTCCGGCCAGCGACCGCTGCTCGCCCGCCTGCTGCTGCCGGCCCTGGACTAG
- a CDS encoding cupin domain-containing protein, producing the protein MTITHFKNTATQALGDATPVAVPLGEPLAATRSHSVERADGVETGVWECSPGRWRRQIVQQEFCHFVAGRCTFTPDGGEPIEIRAGDALMLPANSTGVWDIQESVRKTFVLID; encoded by the coding sequence ATGACTATCACCCACTTCAAGAACACCGCCACGCAGGCGCTGGGCGACGCGACCCCGGTGGCCGTGCCGCTCGGCGAACCGCTGGCGGCGACCCGCAGCCACAGCGTCGAGCGCGCCGATGGCGTCGAGACCGGCGTCTGGGAATGCAGCCCGGGGCGCTGGCGGCGGCAGATCGTGCAGCAGGAGTTCTGCCACTTCGTCGCCGGCCGCTGCACCTTCACCCCGGACGGCGGCGAGCCCATCGAGATCCGTGCCGGCGACGCGCTGATGCTGCCGGCCAACAGCACCGGCGTGTGGGATATCCAGGAAAGCGTGCGCAAGACCTTCGTGCTGATCGATTGA
- a CDS encoding NAD(P)/FAD-dependent oxidoreductase, giving the protein MNDWRDISLWMDQLDEPLAPRSSLQTELQADVAIVGAGYTGLWTAYYLKRQAPQLRIVVLEAEIAGFGASGRNGGWLMGGLLGEDRMLAALSPAARRATADLLHGIPDEVARVTEREGIACDLRKGGVLYCAARYPEQQTALRRHLQELRELGLDEADYRWLEPAELGQQLRIANAYGALYSPHCATLQPAKLARGLARCVEGMGVELYEQSRVLDWQPGLLRTAGGSVRADWLVPAVEGYAAELPPLGRHQLPVQSLMVATEPLPAEVWAEIGLARGQAFSEASRQVTYGRRSADDRLVFGARGGYRFGGRLRTDFNLTEDERALRRNLFGELFPQLRDARLSHAWGGNLGMARRFRPHMLRDTRSRIALSGGYGGEGVGASNLGGRTLAALILGEDNELTRQPWVQADSPIASLPGWEPEPCRWLGYNAIIRSFVHEDRVLADLDSAPWRRRLAQRLAGLMENFMQ; this is encoded by the coding sequence ATGAACGATTGGCGCGACATCAGCCTGTGGATGGACCAGCTCGACGAGCCGCTGGCGCCGCGATCGAGCCTGCAGACCGAGCTGCAGGCCGATGTGGCCATAGTCGGCGCCGGCTATACCGGGCTGTGGACGGCCTACTACCTCAAGCGCCAGGCGCCGCAGCTGCGCATCGTGGTGCTCGAAGCCGAGATCGCCGGCTTCGGCGCCTCCGGGCGCAACGGCGGCTGGCTGATGGGTGGCCTGCTGGGCGAAGACCGCATGCTGGCCGCCTTGTCGCCCGCCGCGCGGCGCGCGACTGCCGATCTGCTGCACGGCATCCCCGACGAGGTGGCGCGGGTCACCGAGCGTGAGGGCATCGCCTGCGACCTGCGCAAGGGCGGCGTGCTCTACTGCGCCGCGCGCTATCCCGAGCAGCAGACTGCGCTGCGCCGCCACTTGCAGGAGCTGCGCGAGCTGGGCCTGGACGAGGCCGACTACCGCTGGTTGGAACCTGCCGAACTGGGCCAGCAGCTGCGCATCGCCAATGCCTACGGCGCGCTCTACAGCCCGCACTGCGCGACCCTCCAGCCGGCCAAGCTGGCGCGGGGGCTGGCGCGCTGCGTGGAGGGCATGGGCGTCGAACTCTACGAGCAGAGCCGGGTGCTCGACTGGCAACCCGGGCTGCTGCGCACCGCCGGCGGCAGCGTGCGCGCCGATTGGCTGGTGCCGGCCGTGGAGGGCTACGCCGCCGAGCTGCCGCCGCTGGGCCGTCATCAGCTCCCCGTGCAGAGCCTGATGGTCGCCACCGAGCCGCTGCCGGCGGAGGTCTGGGCCGAGATCGGCCTGGCGCGTGGCCAGGCCTTCAGCGAGGCCAGCCGCCAGGTCACCTACGGCCGGCGCAGCGCCGATGATCGTCTGGTGTTCGGTGCCCGCGGTGGTTACCGCTTCGGCGGCCGTCTGCGCACCGACTTCAACCTCACCGAGGACGAACGCGCATTGCGCCGCAACCTGTTCGGCGAGCTGTTCCCGCAGCTGCGCGACGCGCGCCTGAGCCATGCCTGGGGCGGCAACCTGGGCATGGCGCGCCGCTTCCGCCCGCACATGTTGCGCGATACGCGCAGTCGCATTGCCCTGTCCGGTGGCTACGGCGGCGAGGGCGTCGGCGCCAGCAACCTGGGCGGTCGCACGCTGGCGGCGCTGATCCTCGGCGAGGACAACGAGCTGACCCGTCAGCCCTGGGTGCAGGCCGACTCGCCCATTGCCAGCCTGCCCGGCTGGGAGCCGGAGCCCTGCCGCTGGCTCGGCTACAACGCCATCATCCGCAGCTTCGTCCACGAAGACCGGGTGTTGGCCGACCTCGACAGCGCGCCCTGGCGCCGCCGCCTGGCGCAGCGTTTGGCCGGCCTGATGGAAAATTTCATGCAATGA
- a CDS encoding helix-turn-helix transcriptional regulator, producing MHDSDFPDDAAQSERTRATIRRYHLGWKQRDLEAVLALYHPDIEYNDFFQQRSMRLGELREYVASNLPRGPGELLEHVDRIRIDGHTAFLQYRFALQGSGGLACFRTGEAITVCDGLIWRVNEYATLVHEARPSGAGGGSRPATSRLGLSARQLSVLAQDLQDYFQRHQAFLDPELDLQRVAAATGYSRNQISHLLNQVLGQSFYRYVNQARLQYLLDGLQAGGDPGRIDELAFAAGFNSLSAFYKCFRERMGMTPRAYLQKISTRART from the coding sequence ATGCACGACAGCGACTTCCCCGACGACGCCGCGCAGAGCGAGCGCACCCGCGCGACCATCCGGCGTTATCACCTCGGCTGGAAGCAGCGCGACCTGGAGGCGGTGCTGGCGCTCTATCACCCGGACATCGAGTACAACGACTTCTTCCAGCAGCGCAGCATGCGTCTGGGCGAGTTGCGTGAGTATGTGGCCAGCAACCTGCCGCGGGGCCCCGGCGAGCTGCTGGAGCATGTCGACCGCATCCGCATCGACGGCCACACCGCCTTCCTTCAGTACCGCTTCGCCCTGCAGGGCAGCGGCGGGCTGGCGTGCTTCCGAACCGGCGAGGCGATTACGGTGTGCGACGGGCTGATCTGGCGGGTCAACGAGTACGCCACCCTGGTGCACGAGGCACGCCCGAGCGGCGCGGGCGGCGGCTCGCGCCCGGCCACCAGTCGCCTGGGCCTGTCCGCCCGCCAGCTGAGCGTGCTGGCCCAGGACCTGCAGGATTACTTCCAGCGCCACCAGGCCTTCCTCGACCCGGAGCTGGACCTGCAGCGGGTGGCCGCCGCCACCGGTTACAGCCGCAACCAGATCTCCCACCTGCTCAACCAGGTGCTGGGGCAGAGCTTCTACCGCTACGTCAATCAGGCGCGCCTGCAGTACCTGCTCGACGGCCTGCAGGCCGGCGGCGATCCCGGGCGCATCGACGAGCTGGCCTTCGCCGCCGGCTTCAACTCGCTGTCGGCCTTCTACAAGTGTTTTCGCGAGCGCATGGGCATGACGCCCAGGGCCTATCTGCAGAAGATTTCCACGCGGGCCCGCACGTAA
- the hrpB gene encoding ATP-dependent helicase HrpB produces MTALPIDALLDDLRQALAGRHEAVLEAPPGAGKTTRVPLALLHEPWLAGQRILMLEPRRLAARAAAERLASELGERVGETVGYRIRLDSKVGPRTRIEVVTEGILTRRLQEDPALEGVGLVIFDEFHERSLDADLALALCLNGRGMLRGADSGEPPLKLLLMSATLEGERLAALLDEAPVLRSEGRMYPVEMRWGAPSQPGERIEQRVTQTVLQALADEPGSLLVFLPGQAEIRRVNQQLAEALEGRDDIRLCPLHGELELGAQRAAIEPAPPGTRKVVLATNIAETSLTIDGVRVVVDAGLARVPRFDPGSGMTRLDTQRISRASATQRAGRAGRLQPGVCYRLWSQAQHEQLASYSAAEILQADLAGLALQLARWGVAPDELVWLDPPPPAAYAQARDLLSRLGALDGRGALTTHGQAMAELPSHPRIAHLLLRGQALGLGALACDLAALLGERDILRGGAGADLHSRLALLAGESKAARGAHRSAGQGGVQRVRQLARQFRPYLRGQPSEAVADPEHPRWLGALLAFAYPDRVARQRRDGGGEYRLANGRAAQFGEPDALMKHEWLVLADLGSRQGQREERIYLAADLEPALFDSVLAEQVGEIEVLDWDEREGVLRAERQRRVGELVLSREPLSDLDEAQRSRALLGLVRRKGLALLPWTPELRQWQARVRLLRELDLAAKGQSDWPDLSDAALLDSLEDWLQPYLGKVTRLSHFANLELAGILHGLLPWPLPQRLDELAPRALQVPSGSRIAIDYGERPPVLAVRLQELFGLAETPRLAGGRQPVKLHLLSPARRPVQVTQDLASFWANTYAEVKKDLKGRYPKHYWPDDPLIAEPTARAKPRGT; encoded by the coding sequence ATGACTGCCCTGCCTATCGACGCCCTGCTGGACGACCTGCGCCAGGCCCTCGCCGGCCGCCACGAGGCGGTGCTGGAGGCGCCGCCGGGCGCCGGCAAGACCACCCGCGTGCCGCTGGCCTTGCTGCACGAACCCTGGCTGGCCGGCCAGCGCATCCTCATGCTCGAGCCGCGTCGACTGGCGGCCCGCGCCGCCGCCGAGCGCCTGGCCAGCGAGCTGGGCGAGCGGGTCGGCGAGACCGTCGGTTACCGCATCCGCCTGGACAGTAAGGTCGGCCCCAGGACGCGCATCGAAGTGGTCACCGAGGGCATTCTCACCCGCCGCCTGCAGGAAGACCCGGCCCTGGAGGGCGTCGGCCTGGTGATCTTCGACGAATTCCACGAGCGCAGCCTCGACGCCGACCTGGCCCTGGCCCTGTGCCTCAACGGCCGCGGCATGCTGCGCGGGGCGGACAGCGGCGAACCACCGCTGAAACTGCTGCTGATGTCGGCGACCCTGGAGGGCGAGCGCCTGGCGGCGTTGCTCGACGAGGCGCCGGTGCTGCGCAGCGAGGGGCGCATGTACCCGGTGGAGATGCGCTGGGGCGCGCCCTCCCAGCCGGGCGAGCGGATCGAGCAGAGGGTCACCCAGACCGTGCTGCAGGCGCTCGCCGACGAGCCGGGCAGCCTGCTGGTATTCCTCCCCGGGCAGGCGGAGATTCGCCGGGTCAACCAGCAGCTGGCCGAGGCCCTGGAGGGGCGCGACGACATCCGCCTGTGCCCGCTGCACGGCGAGTTGGAGCTGGGCGCCCAGCGCGCGGCCATCGAGCCGGCGCCGCCCGGCACGCGCAAGGTGGTGCTGGCCACCAATATCGCCGAGACCAGCCTGACCATCGACGGCGTGCGGGTGGTGGTGGATGCCGGCCTGGCGCGGGTACCGCGCTTCGACCCGGGCAGCGGCATGACCCGCCTGGACACCCAGCGCATCTCCCGCGCCTCGGCCACCCAGCGCGCCGGCCGCGCCGGGCGCCTGCAGCCGGGCGTGTGCTACCGCCTGTGGTCCCAGGCCCAGCACGAGCAGCTGGCCAGCTACTCGGCGGCGGAAATCCTCCAGGCCGACCTGGCCGGCCTGGCCCTGCAGCTGGCGCGCTGGGGCGTTGCTCCGGATGAGCTGGTCTGGCTCGATCCGCCGCCGCCGGCCGCCTACGCCCAGGCCCGGGATCTGCTGAGCCGCCTCGGTGCCCTGGACGGGCGCGGCGCGCTGACGACTCACGGTCAGGCCATGGCCGAGCTGCCGAGCCACCCGCGCATCGCCCATCTGCTGCTGCGTGGCCAGGCCCTCGGCCTCGGTGCACTGGCCTGCGATCTCGCCGCCTTGCTCGGCGAGCGCGACATCCTGCGCGGTGGGGCGGGTGCCGACCTGCACAGCCGCCTGGCCCTGCTGGCGGGTGAGAGCAAGGCCGCGCGCGGCGCCCACCGGAGTGCCGGCCAAGGCGGGGTGCAGCGGGTGCGCCAGCTGGCCCGGCAGTTCCGTCCTTACCTGCGTGGTCAGCCGAGCGAGGCGGTGGCCGACCCGGAACATCCGCGCTGGCTCGGCGCGCTGCTGGCCTTCGCCTATCCCGACCGCGTCGCCCGCCAGCGGCGCGACGGAGGGGGCGAGTACCGCCTGGCCAACGGCCGCGCCGCGCAGTTCGGCGAGCCGGATGCGCTGATGAAACACGAGTGGCTGGTGCTGGCCGACCTGGGCAGCCGCCAGGGCCAGCGCGAGGAGCGCATCTACCTGGCCGCCGACCTCGAACCGGCGCTGTTCGATTCGGTCCTGGCCGAGCAGGTCGGTGAAATCGAGGTGCTGGACTGGGACGAGCGCGAAGGCGTGCTGCGCGCCGAGCGTCAGCGCCGGGTCGGCGAGCTGGTGCTCAGCCGCGAGCCCCTGAGCGATCTGGACGAAGCCCAGCGCAGCCGCGCCCTGCTCGGCCTGGTGCGGCGCAAGGGGCTGGCGCTGTTGCCCTGGACCCCGGAGCTGCGCCAGTGGCAGGCGCGGGTGCGGCTGTTGCGTGAGCTCGACCTGGCCGCCAAGGGCCAGAGCGACTGGCCGGACCTGTCCGACGCGGCGCTGCTGGACAGTCTGGAAGACTGGCTGCAGCCCTACCTGGGCAAGGTCACTCGCCTCAGTCACTTCGCCAACCTGGAGCTGGCCGGCATCCTCCATGGCCTGCTGCCCTGGCCGCTGCCGCAACGCCTCGACGAGCTGGCGCCGCGCGCCCTGCAGGTGCCGTCCGGCTCGCGCATCGCCATCGACTACGGCGAGCGGCCACCGGTGCTGGCGGTACGCCTGCAGGAGCTGTTCGGCCTGGCCGAGACGCCGCGCCTGGCCGGCGGTCGCCAGCCGGTCAAACTGCACCTGCTGTCGCCGGCGCGGCGCCCGGTGCAGGTGACCCAGGACCTGGCCAGCTTCTGGGCCAACACCTATGCCGAGGTGAAGAAGGACCTCAAGGGTCGCTACCCCAAGCACTACTGGCCGGACGACCCGCTGATCGCCGAGCCCACCGCACGGGCCAAGCCCAGGGGCACCTGA